Below is a genomic region from Brassica rapa cultivar Chiifu-401-42 chromosome A08, CAAS_Brap_v3.01, whole genome shotgun sequence.
attatattttcatgttatgcatatatatatagttaaaaatttacaaaaagttGTAAGCATGTAATAAAAGTTGTTATAATACACCTAGCATTACAAACAATATTGAATATATGTTATGGGcaaatccaaatattttttattaactattttatctttgtttatgtattgtttatatattatgtttttgatattttagtgtaattgttattgtttaaatatatgatCTGCATTTTTAAACTGCTTTTGCCATTCAtaacttataaaattatttgtcCTGCTTGATATGCATCTCTCTACATAATCCGCTTGATCTGCATGATCTGCTTGATCTGTCCTGATTGAACTGCTTTTACCATTCAGAACCTTAGTCACACCAACCTTTTTCGTGTCAACTCAGTATGTCTATCAATACTTTTTCCTTTGAAAAGAAGTTTTTCTTCAaacttatattttgaaaactgATGTGTAAACTCCATTAATAGTAGCTAAATATTTTCACCCGAGCAAGATGGTGGAACAAAGACCTGGAAGCTAATCCATTCTTCAAAGAATTCAGAAGATGGACAATGAATTTTGATCAAAATTCTCTGGATTTCCAACCCTAACAAGATCATGTATGAACATCACGTAATTATCATCATAAATGCCGCtataaatattagaaaaaatTGCCAAAACGGAATAGAAAAACAAGTACATTGTCCCTTTGCCATAAATCTCTTTTTGGTCAGATTTGGACTTAGGTACCCCTGATGAACTTTGAAAAAtcatatcaattattttaagaatcctaaaaatatggaaaaatatacaaaatgtaTATAAACAAGAGACAAACATATGAAAAATACTTTGGTTGACTAAATAATTGTGGAACACAATTTCATATTTTGGTCTACCGATGGCAGAAAACATAATCTAGTGTCTACGAGGATGTAGATTGCATATTCGGTTAACTACATAAATATCTGCAAACACCAGAAATTTAAATCGACCATTTGTTATAATTCTAGCATGATAGAATTGAACGACtactctttcttttatttctgaACTACGGTAGACATGGTAGAAGTAAACGACTACCATAACTTTTATTTCTGAACTACGGTAGATTTGATTTACTATTATTTCCTGATATAACTACAGAGGCCAAATGACAAAATCTGCCATGTTTCACGAGTCTGCCATAATATTATTCCATAATCTACCACATTCCTTTATTCTTCGGACAACGTAATGTACGTTCTACGAATTTCGAATTGTATAGTTTCCTTAAATATCTCCATAATCTGGTAAGAGAATATCTTCTAAATCTATTTTCCTTAAATTTCGTGTATTccaagtaaatttttttaaaaaaaatcgtggTCTTCTTCTTGGTGAGaggattttgatatttttcatccaaaaattttgaatttcttgTTGAAGAAGATGCATATCTATGCTTCTTGTGGGTTGTGGAAATTTGATCCCCTTAAAGGATGGGGATTTGCGGTTGATACGAACAAACGAGGTAGAGTATTGTACATGGAATTGACAAGTTCCTTTGAAGACCTAAGCCGTATGGTTTTAGAAGATTTTGGAATTGACCAAAACCTTGTCGAGCTTGAGTTAAGCTACTTACCTATGGAGTTAATCGGTTCAATAGACTGTCCTCCAGTTATCATTGAGAGTGATCGGCAAGTCAAAAATTTTCTTACTTATGTACGTGGAAAAACTTCTACAAGGTTGTGTGTGTCTACTTCACCTATCAGTGGAAACAACAGCAACATTGGGGTTGATAATGAGAAATCTAGCTCGCCTATCAGAGAACAAGGTGAACCTTCCTCGTTTCCACCTCGAGCTGACAGTGTTCGTTCATCTGAATCAAGCAAGGATGTTGAAGATAATTCCAACTCAAACGCCAATAAAGAAGATGATGTTCTCGCCATTAAAGCAAAAGAAGACGATAATGGAAAAAGTGTTCGGTTTTCTTTGGTGGATGTTGTGAAGAGGGGTGAaacgtttcaaaacaaaaccatgTTGAAAGCAACTATGGAAATGTCGGCAATGACGCATAATTTCGATTACAAAGTTGTGAAATCTGACAGAAACCTTTGGTACATCCGATGCAAATACAACCCTTGCAAATGGAGTGTTCGAGCTGAGGGGTTATCAGGTTCCACATATTTCATCATCAAAAAATATGTGGCGGATCATACATGCGCTGCGTCGAGTATGAATAATGGTGGTCGGACAGCTTCTGCAAAGACAATTGGCAGTCTAATAATGCATAGGTATGATGGTGTGAAAGAAGGTCCCAAAACAAATGATGTCATACAGATTATGAGGATGGAACATGGATGTGAGATATCTAAGTCCTTAGCATGGGATGCTCGGGAGTTTGCAATTAGCATGGTTAGAGGTATTCCAGAGAAGAGTTTTGGAAAAATTCCAAAGTACTTGCACATGCTGAGAGAAGCTAATCCAGGAACACATACGTTTTATGAAACCGATGTTGATGGTAGATTCAGATTTCTCTTCGTTTCGTTTGGCCAATCAGTACGAGGTTTTCAGACAGCCATGCGACAAGTTCTTGTGGTAGATGGGACATTTTTGAAGAGCAAATACAAAGGGGTCTTACTTGCTGCGACCGCTTTAGATGGAAACTCTAACTTGTATCCTGTTGCGTTTGCGGTTGTGGACTCAGAAAATGATCGTTCATGGGATTGGTTTATGAGACAGCTAAAGGTTGTTATTGCGGACGAGCATTCTCTAGCTTTTGTGTCAGACAGAAATGCCTCACTTTGTAAGGCAATAGAGAATGTGTATCCTCTTTCTCATCATGGAATTTGCATCCACCATTTGTTGAATAATGTGGTCACACATTACAGAGGAAAGGGACTGGCTGGATTAATTGCAAAAGCTTCTAAAGCTTATAGAGTCATTGATTTTCAGAAGCGATTCCAAGCTGTCTGCAATATTAGTCCAGCTATTGGAAAATATTTAACAGATGCAGATGTTACAAAGTGGGCTCGCTGTCAGTTTCCAGGATTCAGGTATGACATCAGAACGACTAACCCAGCTGAATCAATAAACTCTGCTTTGCGCACACCAAGAGAGTATCCAGTCATTCCTTTGTTGGATAGCATCAGAGAAATGCTGACCCGTTGGTTCTTCGAACGGCGCACACGAAGCAGGAAGCACACAAAACCATTAACTATTGCCATCGAGAAAAAGATAGACAGGCGGATTAATAAGGGTAAAACGTTTCTGGTTCAGCCAGTTGATGAGTACCGTTTTTTGGTTCGCGGAGATACAATCGACTGCCTGGTTGATTTGGATAGAAGAACCTGCTCATGTGGGAAATACGACCTACTGAAAATCCCATGTAGACACGCAATCAAGGCTGGTTTAACAGTTGGTCGAGCCCCATCCTCACTAACGGATGAAATGTACACGACTTCCACTTGGAGAACAGCTTATGAAGAAACTATCAATCCAATAGGTGTTCCGGAGGATAGTTGGGTTGTTCCAGATGATGTCTGGAATGCTAATGTGGAACCTCCTGAATCAAGAAGA
It encodes:
- the LOC117127384 gene encoding uncharacterized protein LOC117127384, which gives rise to MHIYASCGLWKFDPLKGWGFAVDTNKRGRVLYMELTSSFEDLSRMVLEDFGIDQNLVELELSYLPMELIGSIDCPPVIIESDRQVKNFLTYVRGKTSTRLCVSTSPISGNNSNIGVDNEKSSSPIREQGEPSSFPPRADSVRSSESSKDVEDNSNSNANKEDDVLAIKAKEDDNGKSVRFSLVDVVKRGETFQNKTMLKATMEMSAMTHNFDYKVVKSDRNLWYIRCKYNPCKWSVRAEGLSGSTYFIIKKYVADHTCAASSMNNGGRTASAKTIGSLIMHRYDGVKEGPKTNDVIQIMRMEHGCEISKSLAWDAREFAISMVRGIPEKSFGKIPKYLHMLREANPGTHTFYETDVDGRFRFLFVSFGQSVRGFQTAMRQVLVVDGTFLKSKYKGVLLAATALDGNSNLYPVAFAVVDSENDRSWDWFMRQLKVVIADEHSLAFVSDRNASLCKAIENVYPLSHHGICIHHLLNNVVTHYRGKGLAGLIAKASKAYRVIDFQKRFQAVCNISPAIGKYLTDADVTKWARCQFPGFRYDIRTTNPAESINSALRTPREYPVIPLLDSIREMLTRWFFERRTRSRKHTKPLTIAIEKKIDRRINKGKTFLVQPVDEYRFLVRGDTIDCLVDLDRRTCSCGKYDLLKIPCRHAIKAGLTVGRAPSSLTDEMYTTSTWRTAYEETINPIGVPEDSWVVPDDVWNANVEPPESRRGAGRRRKRRYETVEDKLRSSQGAEEKKRRRCSRCGEENHNRATCDRVI